The sequence GAAAAATGGACCTTTTTTCATAAAACATTTTTGGAAATAACAATCATGTTTGGTCAAAACGCAATGTATATTGTTAACTATTCCATGTTGTGCCGTTATACTCATTATTCACAATTTTTTGGgttacataaatattaatattacattcaaCTTATAATTTTCATCGTTTGTATCTCTAACATTTATATTTCGTTTCAACAAAAACGTAGTACCCACGTAATATTAGAATTTAATCATATCGGGATCAACATGCTCATTTAACATATTCAACGTAACATCTTTTTCACGGAAGTTGTTTATTgaatgtaatttataatataaactttttGTAACTATAATGTATAACAAAACTTTTTTTTATAGCCCCACGAAtctgcgggttataaactagttagaGTATTTATTAATCTATAccttttttaaatattaattaattattaatctatactatataacatacataaaaactatatttatattatatatataaaatataaataaactaTAATATCAATGATCAGATTATATTGTCTTCATCCTTCGTACCCAAATATTGCATACAGTTTCAAAGCCACTTATTAAGGAGAGGTAGTTTTGGATTTGAATGTAATTAACCGTGAAAGAATGTTTAGTTATTACTCCAACTAACTGAAATAAATTCATGCGCATGTTCAAAGGAAGTACCTAATTATCCCTAAATGCTAGCAGTCTATATTATcacaaaaattaaaatttaaaacattCTCATTTTGAATGCTTCTTTAGATAGATAGATAAGATGATAATATATAACAGACTTGGACTCGTTCTTGTTCTTGTATATAAACTAGAGACTAGATGTTATCGCGGTAGCTAGCTAGCTAGGGTTTTGATGATTTACGTATAGCATAGCGTTTTAAAGATCGATCATGCATATTGTCCGATCAAGTTTCATTCCCGGGCTTAGAAAGATACGCCGTTTTCTAAAATCCATTTCCGGATGTTGTTCATCTTCACATCCTGCAGTTATCAAAAGCGGCAGAAACAAAGTCGTCCCTTCATCCATGCATGCGGTCGAATCCAACGACGACCTTTTAATCGAAATCTTGCTCCGTTTACCAGTTATCTCACTTGTCCTATTCAGATCGGTATCCAAACGCTGGTTATCTATTATCAATAACCCTCATTTCGTCACTCTACTACGCCAAATTATTCCTAAATCCGAACCTGTTTCTGGTCTATATATTCAAAACCCTGGAGCATTCTTTGTGTATGATTTTGTGCCTTTAGATAACAGAGTAGATCAGAGTAGATATCCATTTAAATTAATTTCCAGGTATGATCGCCGCTTCGGAGTTATAATTCTACAGTCCTGCCATGGGTTACTTTTGTGTGTAGGGTTGCATCACTATTATGTGTACAATCCAACCACTAGTctgtttaaaaagattccatttTGTCCCATTGATAAGGGTACTATAAGAATGGCTTATGATCCTACAAAATCACCTCATTACAAATTGGTGTATGCTAGACATAGAGATTATAATCGTGGTTTAGTCCGTAATAATATTCGAATTTATACTTACTCTTCGGAAACAGGAATTTGGAGTGATTGTGGTGATAGATATTGGTCCAAATCATCTTCAGAAATTTTAAAGCATGGAATATATTGGACTAATGCTATACATTGGGTCGAAGGTTCGAATCATAACAAGTTATGTTTGGAGGATTTAGCTATCACAAGTGTACAAGCACCCGGGGAGAACGGTTGTAATCACAAGTTGTTCGAGTCTCGTGGTTGTTTGCATAGTGTTTGTGTGTGTCCTCATTTTAGTCCTGATCGTGGAGAGTTAAAACAGTTGAACGTGTACGAGATGAGTAATGAGCATTCTGAATGGTTGATCAAGTACATTGTTCATCTTGATGAAGCGAAGAGATCGTTTCCTAAATTTAGGGTTCACCCTCATAAGTTGGTTTCAATTGATGTTTGGTGCATTGCTTTAGGCGAAAGAGAAGAGGATTCATTCATGGTTATTGATTTAGATGGAACAATTATGCAATATAAAATCATGTCAAATACTCTACATAAGCTCCCGTATTCCAAACCATTCCGTTGCTACCATCCGGATAGCTTTCAGTTCATTGCATCCTCTGCAGATGTATGAATTATGATGCTGCATTAATTATGGTTCCAGGttttatttttaacatttataTTGTACTGCCACTACTTTAGCTGGTTATATATGTTCAGTTTTCTTTCTTGATGACATAGTGGTATCAACTCTGTTCTATGAGTTATTTCTATATGTTATCAATTTATTATTAAGAGAAGGTATCAATGTCATTAACTTAGccaaataatatgtcaaaaaatGTGTGTAAGTTGTGGTTGGATTTCAAACCAAATAATATGTGAAAAGGTGATAACGGTAAAGATGATTGAGATAGTGAAAAAGTGTGAAAGTTGTGGTTGGAATTTCAAACCAAATAATATTAGTATGATGCAAAACATCTGTTGAAACACCATTCACGCTCCCATTATAAACTAGTCAAAAACGCCCTATAATAGTCTTTGTGGGTGTTTTCGCACGTTACATTAGCCAACTGCAGACGTTTTGGTTAACAAGTGGTCTTAACTAATTAACTACTTTCATATCAGCTTACAATACTATAATTCCAATTTTGCAACTCCAATTAAAATGGCTTATGAACTTGTTGATGCATACGCGAAATGAACCCTAGTATAATCCCTAAAACATTATATCGATGTAAATTGGCCATTGATGTTGGTTGTGATCCTAGTGATATAAAAATACCTGTTTATTTATTCTATTGATCACTCTTTTTGAGGTATGCAATACTATGTTTTCAATGTTTGTTGATATTCAATGATAATATTGGAATGTTACTAATCTTACAGCACTAACTATGGATGTTGTAATTTTACAGCACTACtggcaaaagaaaataatctaAGATTTAGtgcattttgttacaacaaatatAACTGTGGATGCTGTTTGTGACTTGTATAACCTTTTTTTCAATtagcaaagtattatatatatatatatatatatatatatatatatatatatatatatatatagtcaagcaTACAGTTAGATCCCCaagtattaagtatatttacaaaagaaatGTATCTATCTATTTACATGTAATTTGAGTGTCAATATAGACCCAAGTACTTCCACCAGAAACTACCAACAATTGCCCAAATCACTGCATTCACACAGGCCATGGCGAAAAGAAATGAGGCAGATTCAGCTTATGGTTATTTCTAACACATCAAATGGGTACAATCAACAACATAAGTTTGAAAAGAAAGCAGTCAAACAGGTCAAAATCACCCAATGTGTAAAATTAACACATACGgtattaaactaaaattaaaaaacCCTCTATAAAAGCGGTTGACCCATACTGAAAGttatccactttgatttaagaccgTTACCCAATCCACCATACCCGCCCATTTTACTACCAGATAATAGAAACGCACCTCCAAAGTAAACTGCTGCTTGGGCGCTACTATAATGTGTTAGAGCACCAATAAGTTTGTATTATACGCTAAAGCGAGCGCTGCCAACATACCAGGCACCCCAGCTTCCAGGTGCATAGCAAGAAACGCATGATATAGGGCTCCAACGTGACCCGTTTTAATTGCAAGCATGTAGTGGATTATGAAGTAAGCTGCCTGAAGAACACCAAGTGCAACATGCCTACTTAAAGTACTTGGACACAAGGAGGAAACATCTTAGATAGCCAATTAGATATTGAGTGGAACGGAGAGACCACTCAGGAACTCACCTATAAATACGATATCGTAccataaatatttttataaattatgttGAAGTTTCAATTAATCATTGTTTTTTAACGAAAAAGTTAAATAGAAATTGCAATCAATGATAGCTGAAAATATTGTCTTAATAATATTCTTCATGTCAATACTCGATCTTAATGTCAATAATGAAGAATTTTTGTCTTGAATATTGTCTTCATTTCAATTAATATCAAGCCATTCGGACAcgcattaacagtttatacaatttATAAACGGTTAATTAAGCCATTCCGACATACATTTCAATTAATATAAACCACCACATACTACAAAAAACTACTCTCGTTTATCACCAATTTAACCACACTTTTAATTCTTAATGACAAACCTAAAAGTCATCATTAGAAAAATCCTTAACTAAATTATTAAAAAATAGTTGTTGCTACACATTATTATTtgagattttaataataataataataataacgactataaaccattttatttttGTCAATTATCTTTTTCTATAGATATCCTAAATCATAAACTTAAAAGTGGTAATCGTTTTATAaactataatataatattttacgtATAGCATAGCGTTTTACACGTACTATTACGATTAATCCGTAGATCATGCATATTGTCCGATTGAGTTTCATTTCTGGGCTTTGAAAGATACGCCGTTTTCTTAAATCCATTGCCGGATGTTCATCTTCACATCCTGCAGTTATCGAATGCGGCAGTAACAAAGTCCCTTCATCCGTGCATGCAGTCGATGTAAGataaatgtgcaaggtacaacatataattatatggctaaattcatttgagccttctgggtcacacacatatacacctagacgtcaaataaaatatatatacgatgtatatatattactcaagtaacaaaataagttaaaatatttaattaaatattttagTTATTTGAAATCgatattaattcatttactattcatatgaatagtaaataatgttggaaactaaacttgattttgggctatgggttttggatttgggcttgcaagtatccaagtattttggatcaagattgtagtccaTTATGTAGAAATTTCTTGAAATATGTAGTATTAAAATTGTgtagaaattttttttaaaatatctaaagataatacttagaaaatatctagataatGCTTAGGAAAAATTTAGATTTTAGTAGATGATGAAgagttctagactactccattgagtagtataaatagagggcttcacccctcatttgtaatcaagcaaattcaataagcaataaacaaagctttcaagatcaatcaaaca comes from Rutidosis leptorrhynchoides isolate AG116_Rl617_1_P2 chromosome 4, CSIRO_AGI_Rlap_v1, whole genome shotgun sequence and encodes:
- the LOC139904663 gene encoding F-box protein At5g07610-like, which produces MHAVESNDDLLIEILLRLPVISLVLFRSVSKRWLSIINNPHFVTLLRQIIPKSEPVSGLYIQNPGAFFVYDFVPLDNRVDQSRYPFKLISRYDRRFGVIILQSCHGLLLCVGLHHYYVYNPTTSLFKKIPFCPIDKGTIRMAYDPTKSPHYKLVYARHRDYNRGLVRNNIRIYTYSSETGIWSDCGDRYWSKSSSEILKHGIYWTNAIHWVEGSNHNKLCLEDLAITSVQAPGENGCNHKLFESRGCLHSVCVCPHFSPDRGELKQLNVYEMSNEHSEWLIKYIVHLDEAKRSFPKFRVHPHKLVSIDVWCIALGEREEDSFMVIDLDGTIMQYKIMSNTLHKLPYSKPFRCYHPDSFQFIASSADV